AATCACGCTCATGACCTCTCACAAAAACCTGCCTGCCCTGTGCTCACTCATCGTTGGTTGGTGCTTCGGTAATCAGACCCACATTGGTGGCACCCGCCGCCTGCAACTGGGACATCAGACGAACCACCGTGCCATATTCCACATGCTCGTCTCCGCGCACCAGAACTTCACGATCTGTACGCTGGGACAGGATCTTGGAGATCCGCTCACGAATATCCCCCAGCGACATCGGATCGCTGCTTTCGTCACCTACATCCATGAAATACGCGCCATTGCTGTCCACCGACACCACAATGGACTCCACGTTCTTGTCGGACTGGATTGGCTCGGAGGTTGTTTCCGGCAAGTCCACCTTGACGCCCTGCGTCAGCATTGGCGCTGTCACCATGAAGATGATCAGCAGCACCAGCATCACGTCGATGTAGGGCACAACGTTGATTTCCGACATCGGCTTGCGGCGGTTTGCCGGCATCATTCCCATGCCTTTCATGTTCCTGCACTCCCGATTGTCTGCCTGTTACCGACATCGCTCATCACGTGGCCGATTGCTCGCTGCTGTGTACCCGGCGGTGGAGGATGCTGGAAAACTCTTCGGCAAAGGTTTCGTAGTTCTTCAGCAGCGCGTCCGAGATTGAGGCGAAGCGGTTGTAAGCAATAACCGCCGGAATCGCCGCGAACAGACCCATGGCAGTGGCGATCAATGCTTCGGAAATACCCGGTGCGACCGTTGCCAGTGTGGCCTGTTGCACCTGTGCCAGTCCGCGGAAAGAATTCATGATGCCCCAGACGGTACCAAACAGACCCACATAGGGGCTGGTGGAACCAACCGTTGCCAGGAATGGCAGGTGCAATTCCAGCCTTTCCTGTTCTCGGGAGAACGCGACGCGCATGGCCCGCTGAGTGCCTTCCATGACGGCATCGGCATCACGGCTTTGCTGGCGCAGGCGCGAGAACTCCTTGAAGCCTGCACGAAACAGGGATTCCATGCCGGAAAACGGGGTGGGGTCGCTGTTCACTTCACGGTACAGTTGCCCCAGGTCCATGCCGGACCAGAAACGCTCCTCAAAGGCATTCTGCGCCTGCTTTGCCTTGCGGAACACCTGAAGGCGCTGAAAAATAAGCGCCCAGGAGACAATGGACGCCAGGGCAAGCAACAGCATGACCAGCTGAACCAGCACCCCGGCATTGGCGATGAGATACCAAACAGAAACTTCTGACTCCACCTTTTACTCCTGGATTATTCCACTTGTGAATTGGTTTTCCGGTCGTTTTCCAGCAACTTCAGCATGTTTGCGGGTAGCCGCCGTGGCCGGCCGGAATCCAGAGCGATACAGGCCACGCGAACATCCGCAGACGCCAGCACAGCCTCATCCGGAACCCGCACTACCAGCTGACGAAAATCCATCCAGACCCGGCCGAATGCCACCGGCTCTGCAGTCACCCGCAACTCATCGTCCAGCTTCGCCGGCGCCCCGTAATGAATGGACAGGCGCTGGACCACATAACTGACATTATCCGCCAGACCCGCCCGCAGGCCGACACCCCGGCTTCGCACCCACTCGGTTCGGGCACGCTCCATGTAGTGCAGGTATTTGGCATGGTACACAATGCCACCGGCATCTGTGTCTTCAATATAGACCCTGACCGGCAGGCCGGACGATGGCTCGTAACGATCAGTCAAAGAGGTCCTCCCCCTCCGGCCCGGACGGCACCACGCCAAAATGTTGATACGCACTGGAGGTCACCATTCGACCCCGGGGCGTGCGCAGCATATACCCCTGCTGAATCAGGAAAGGCTCCAGCACATCTTCAATGGTACCCCGCTCCTCGCTGATAGCTGCCGCCAGGCTTTCAACGCCCACTGGACCACCGTCAAACTTTTCAATCATCGCCAGCAGTAAGCGTCGGTCCATGTGATCAAAACCCAGGGCATCCACTTTCAGCATGTTCAGGGCCTGATCCGCAATGGATTCACTGATGCAACCATCCGCCTTTACCTCGGCAAAGTCACGCACTCGTCTCAGCAGACGGTTGGCAATACGGGGTGTGCCCCGGGAACGACGAGCGATTTCGTAGGCGCCGTTGTTGTCGATGGTGACGGATGACAGGCGTGCGGATCGAAGGATAATGTCGGTCAGATCCTTCGTGTTGTAGAACTCCAGACGCTGGACGATACCAAAGCGGTCCCGCAGCGGTGATGTCAGCAGCCCGGCCCGGGTGGTCGCGCCCACCAGGGTGAATGGCGGCAGGTCCAGCTTGATGGAGCGTGCCGCCGGGCCC
Above is a genomic segment from Marinobacter panjinensis containing:
- the tolR gene encoding protein TolR, whose amino-acid sequence is MKGMGMMPANRRKPMSEINVVPYIDVMLVLLIIFMVTAPMLTQGVKVDLPETTSEPIQSDKNVESIVVSVDSNGAYFMDVGDESSDPMSLGDIRERISKILSQRTDREVLVRGDEHVEYGTVVRLMSQLQAAGATNVGLITEAPTNDE
- the ruvB gene encoding Holliday junction branch migration DNA helicase RuvB; protein product: MIESDRLISSQAGQYEEVQDRAIRPGVLADYVGQPAVREQMEIFISAARGRQEALDHVLIFGPPGLGKTTLANIIANEMGVSIKTTSGPVLEKAGDLAAMLTNLEEGDVLFIDEIHRLSAAVEEVLYPAMEDYQLDIMIGEGPAARSIKLDLPPFTLVGATTRAGLLTSPLRDRFGIVQRLEFYNTKDLTDIILRSARLSSVTIDNNGAYEIARRSRGTPRIANRLLRRVRDFAEVKADGCISESIADQALNMLKVDALGFDHMDRRLLLAMIEKFDGGPVGVESLAAAISEERGTIEDVLEPFLIQQGYMLRTPRGRMVTSSAYQHFGVVPSGPEGEDLFD
- the tolQ gene encoding protein TolQ; protein product: MESEVSVWYLIANAGVLVQLVMLLLALASIVSWALIFQRLQVFRKAKQAQNAFEERFWSGMDLGQLYREVNSDPTPFSGMESLFRAGFKEFSRLRQQSRDADAVMEGTQRAMRVAFSREQERLELHLPFLATVGSTSPYVGLFGTVWGIMNSFRGLAQVQQATLATVAPGISEALIATAMGLFAAIPAVIAYNRFASISDALLKNYETFAEEFSSILHRRVHSSEQSAT
- a CDS encoding YbgC/FadM family acyl-CoA thioesterase, which encodes MTDRYEPSSGLPVRVYIEDTDAGGIVYHAKYLHYMERARTEWVRSRGVGLRAGLADNVSYVVQRLSIHYGAPAKLDDELRVTAEPVAFGRVWMDFRQLVVRVPDEAVLASADVRVACIALDSGRPRRLPANMLKLLENDRKTNSQVE